The genomic segment GCGGGAAATTATAAAACTCATTGCCAGCAAACCTGCCCATCCTGAAGGTGGATTACCGGGTGGAGTTCCAAGGGGCATTACAGAGGAAGAGAGAAAAATAATACGGAGAACCGCAGACCAGTCCGTTGAATTTGCCCGGTTTGCCATGCAGCTTTTTAAAGATACTGTACTTAAGAACAAGAGTTATCTCGACCTCGTCTTAAGCGATGCCTATAATCTGAAGACATCCTATATGGCGCTTGTAGATGAGACCAAGAAGGTCAACTTTTATGAAGGGAAGCTAAGAGTAATAGATCCATCAGGAAATGAAACAGCCTTTTTTCATCCTAACGACTATGTGGATTATATAGGTGAATGGGTAGAGCCATGGACATATATAAGACTGACGCATCTTAAAAAGATCGGATGGAAGGGGCTTATCGAAGGCGCTGATACATCGCTTTACCGTGTCGGTCCCCTTGCGCGTTACAATGTTTGCGAAGGCATGGCAACACCCCTTGCCCAGAAAGAATATGAAAAAATGGTAGAAACACTGGGTAAACCTTCTCATCACACGCTGGCATATCACTGGATGAGATTGATTGAGGCCTTGCAGGCGGCTGAGGATTTGCAGAATATTGCAGACGACCCACTGCTTACCGGCAAAAATATCCGTAATATGAACTTTCAATATACCGGAAAAGGCGTCGGTTGTGTTGAGGCATGCAGAGGCGTATTGATCCACGACTATGAAGCTGACGACAAGGGATTGATAAAGAAAGTAAATCTTATCGTTGCCACCCAGCACAATGCAGCCCCGATTTCTCTGTCTGTAAAAAAAGCTGCCCAGGCCTTTATAAAGGGCGGCGAGGTAAAGGAAGGGATGCTTAATATGGCTGAGATGGCATTTAGGGCATACGATCCATGTCTTGGATGCGCAACACATACCCTGCCGGGTAAGATGCCTTTGGTGATTGATATCCGGGATCATGAGGGTAACATTATCAAGACAATTTCAAGATAGCATATTTAATCAACCTTTATCGCCGGGCGCTTCACTCCGGCGATAAAGGTTGCCACGCTTATTTTTTTATATTTCGGGGTATGATTAAGTCCAATGAAAAAAAAGACGCTCATAATAGGATTAGGTAATACTATCCTCAGTGACGATGGCGCGGGTATACTGACGGCGCGGGAGATTGCAAAGAAATGCCATTTACTGCCGGACATAGAAGTAGTTGAAGCAAGCATAGGCGGCATCGGACTCCTTGATCTCATGGCAGGATACGAAAAGGTTATTATAGTTGATTCAATAAAAACCGCTGAGGGGCGGGCAGGTGAGATTTATAAGATTGACATTGAAGATCTGGGGGATATGTCATACCCTTGCGGCCCCCATTTCCTTGATGTAAGGACAGCCGTGGAACTGGGCAATAAATTCGGCTATGAAATGCCGGAAAATATCGAAATATATGCAATTGAAATAAAAGAAAACACAACCTTCAGCGAGACCTTGACGCCTGAAGTGGAAAAGGCAATCCCGCAACTCGCACGTCAAATAATTACAGATCACGGGTTAATGAAATAACCATCCTTTCAGATGTACACCATGTCCCGAAACGCTCTCTATCTGAGGTCATTCCCGACCTTTAATCAAATTTTAGTACGTCGGGAAGTGTGACGACGAGGTAATGAAGTTATATGATTGATGAATGATGCCTTGCGGGGATACTTAAAAGCACTGTCACAGTAGTTTTTAAGATGTCCCAGTGCCATGAGCCCCATCGTCAGCAGAATGTGAAGACAACTGTAAAACCCGTTTGGTAGTGTGAGATACTTCCCGATCCCGCTAAGGAGACCATTGGCGCATAACGCGGGCATCAGGATGAGGACTTGAACGAAAAAATGAACTGGAGCCTTTTTCCCGCCTGTTTTTTCCTTCTGTGCGGTTTAATCCAGACAGCGGAGAGACAATTGCTTTCTGAATCTCGGGATGAAGTTTTAAAAGCTAAAACCCGTTAAACAGCGTCCTTACTGACTTTCAGAAAATTTCGGCAGTTGTAGACATTGTGTCTACAATTTCCTCGGATAGGTCACTATGAGAGTAATGGGTTTAATGGGCACCGTTGCCGGACCTGCAAAGGCCTTGAAATTTTCTATGGTGTATTCTGTTATCATCTGATGCTCCTGTTGTGAGCCATGGTTTTGTCAAAATCTATATTTTGCCGCCCGCTTGCGCTTGACAAATGCGGACGAGAGCGGACGAATACCGATGAACAGTCTTTTTGATAGCCGGCGACATTGCCGCCTATCAAATATTCAGCCCTAACAGGCGAATATACTAAATTTTCACTCTGCCCGAAGGGCATGGAGTATATCGGGTGCCAGGTCGGCAGCCGATATAAAATATTGTCCGGCTTTTGTCTGCGTGCGTCTGCGGCTGAATAAAAAAAGGTTTTCATGTATTTTTGCATTACCTGAGTCATGCTAATATATAAAGCAACAACCGTGCCAGAGCAAAAAGTCAGTCGTGATTCGTAACTCGTAATTGGTAATTGGCGTTTTTCAACTCAAAGCTTAACACTGTTTGTCCCTTTCTCCTTTTACCTTGTTCAACGTTCCCGTCTTTACACCATGCGCTATGTGCTCTGCAATTATTTAATCCACATTTTGCAATTCTAAATTCTAAATTCTAAATTCGCAATTATTAATTATTGATACCCCCCCCCTTCGATATTTTCTTAAACTATGGTTTAACCAATTCCAACTCAGGTTGAAACGAGTAATAGCATTATGACAGCCTGCGTCTCAAAATATCGTAAAAACTTTCACGTTTTCCTATCATCACAATGTAAACAATTTTATCTTTATAGGACATCTTTTAAAACTTCTTCTCTTGTCAGGGTTCTTACCTTTTTTGTTTTTATTTCCTTGACCCTCTTTGCAATCTCTCTTCCTTCTCCAGATAATAACAGCAATAATGTTTCTGTATCTTCTTTGTCTAATTTTTTTATTGAGCTTGCTATATCTTCCACATTTAATTCAACTGCTACCGTTACACTCATATATTCCTCCACTTAAATTTTCTTAACTGCCTCATGACTGCCTCATAGTTAATGGACATGCTGACCGAGGCAAATCTCCACCAGATTAATGGTAATGGGGTCTAACTTTGTCATGTTCAATCACTCCTCGCTCTACTATTATATGACAAGATTAACTGTTTTTCATATATGTTTTAGGCTATCTCTTTTCAATGCGCAGTCCCTCAATCTTTTCAAAGTCCCGTAAGTTGGAGGTCATCACAGAGAAATCGAGAGAGATGGCAGTGGCTGCAATTATCAGATCATGAGCGCCGACTGTTAAGCCTTTTTTTGCCAGAGATGCCCAAATCCTGGCGTAAATACGTACAGCAGACAGATCAAAAGGGTAGACGGGAAAAAGTTCGATTACCTTTTCCACAAAGGCCTGCCGCTTGACCATCCTCCCTTCAGAATCAGCGCGTTCCACACCATGGAGCAATTCTGCTACCGTTACAACGCTTATTCCAAAAGGCTCTTCTTCCCGTCCGGATATGATGTCCGTTATATTGTTTTTGTTACGCTCAAGGGCAATTATTTCGCTGCTGTCAAAAATTATTCCCACAACGTTTTCTCCGGTAGAGATGGCTGGGTGCGAATAATTTCCCCAATGTCACGGGCAAAAATCTCATTATCATCGTTGAGGCTTGGCAGTTTTTTTAGAATATCGTTCAATTCTTTCAGCGACCTCCCGTGGGGCAACGACTCAACCGGGATAATAGCGGCCGCAGGTTTCCCCCCTCTTATTATCGTAAAACTGTCGTGCCGGTATATGACGGCATTCATAAGCTCTGAAAATCTTCTGACAGCTTCTGTTGCACTGATTGGTATGGCCATAAGCGTTCCTCCATAATAACATGTAAAATACGATAATCATATTTTACAATATTGTTCCAAAAACAACAATCAATTTGTCGGATCATCAAGCAGCATTTCGTTGGTCTCGACGGTTAAAGCGGGTCGGAGAGATCGGTTTGATTTTAAGCCTGATTTGTTATACATTTAGTCGGATCAACATTGACAATACACCTTTAATTGTCGGTAAAAAATACAGAATCACGGGGTGAAAGGATTAAAACGAATATCAAATCCAAAATCCATACGGTTAAATCCAGCCAAAGGCAGGGCAATCCTGGATTCGGGATCAACAATATTTCCCGTTGCCATATTGTCATAAAAGGCAC from the Pseudomonadota bacterium genome contains:
- a CDS encoding Ni/Fe hydrogenase subunit alpha → MANKITINPVTRLEGHGKIDIFLNDNGDVADAYFQVTELRGFERFCIGRPAEEMPRIVPNICGVCPTPHNMASTKALDYMYGVAPTPTAKLVRKLQYNANFIEDHYIHFFFLAGPDFVVGPDANPAERNILGVINKVGLDIGKKVIEIRKKTREIIKLIASKPAHPEGGLPGGVPRGITEEERKIIRRTADQSVEFARFAMQLFKDTVLKNKSYLDLVLSDAYNLKTSYMALVDETKKVNFYEGKLRVIDPSGNETAFFHPNDYVDYIGEWVEPWTYIRLTHLKKIGWKGLIEGADTSLYRVGPLARYNVCEGMATPLAQKEYEKMVETLGKPSHHTLAYHWMRLIEALQAAEDLQNIADDPLLTGKNIRNMNFQYTGKGVGCVEACRGVLIHDYEADDKGLIKKVNLIVATQHNAAPISLSVKKAAQAFIKGGEVKEGMLNMAEMAFRAYDPCLGCATHTLPGKMPLVIDIRDHEGNIIKTISR
- a CDS encoding hydrogenase maturation protease; the encoded protein is MKKKTLIIGLGNTILSDDGAGILTAREIAKKCHLLPDIEVVEASIGGIGLLDLMAGYEKVIIVDSIKTAEGRAGEIYKIDIEDLGDMSYPCGPHFLDVRTAVELGNKFGYEMPENIEIYAIEIKENTTFSETLTPEVEKAIPQLARQIITDHGLMK
- a CDS encoding type II toxin-antitoxin system VapC family toxin; translated protein: MGIIFDSSEIIALERNKNNITDIISGREEEPFGISVVTVAELLHGVERADSEGRMVKRQAFVEKVIELFPVYPFDLSAVRIYARIWASLAKKGLTVGAHDLIIAATAISLDFSVMTSNLRDFEKIEGLRIEKR
- a CDS encoding type II toxin-antitoxin system Phd/YefM family antitoxin gives rise to the protein MAIPISATEAVRRFSELMNAVIYRHDSFTIIRGGKPAAAIIPVESLPHGRSLKELNDILKKLPSLNDDNEIFARDIGEIIRTQPSLPEKTLWE